From one Candidatus Rokuibacteriota bacterium genomic stretch:
- a CDS encoding acyl-CoA dehydrogenase family protein, translating to MDFGFTDEQELFRKTVRQFSEREVRPQYADRERPDYDLPAFLQRMAELGLL from the coding sequence ATGGACTTCGGTTTCACTGACGAGCAGGAGCTCTTTCGCAAGACGGTGCGGCAGTTCAGCGAGCGCGAGGTGCGACCGCAGTACGCGGATCGCGAGCGACCGGACTATGATCTCCCGGCCTTCTTGCAGAGGATGGCGGAGCTGGGGCTCCTG